The Deinococcus sedimenti genome includes the window CGACCCCGGCCTGCCCGGCACCGACCGACGCGAGGCCGCGTTCACCGTCGCTCAGCGCACCGCCGACCCCGTCACGCCCATCATCTTCGCGCTGGCCGCCGGGGCGCTGGGCCTGCTGCTGCGCAACCGCGCCGCCGCGTTCGGCGCCGTGCTGGTGTTCCTGGTGGGCTTCTACGCCCTGTGGACGACCATGCCCGGCCTGGCGCGCGCCGGGGCGGTGCAGCCCGACCTGGCCGCCTGGACGCCGAACATCGCGTTCCTGATCCTCGCCGCGGCGCTGGCCTGGAGGCTCCGGTGACCCGCCCCGCCACCCCGCGCGCCCCACGAGCCGCGCCGCGCCTGAAGACCTTCGAACGGTACGTCCTCGCGGAGATCGCGCCGCTGCTGTTCGGCGCGCTGGCCGCCGTGATCGCCCTGCTGGTCGTCGCCAGCCTGGAACGCTACCTCGCGCCGCTGCTCGCCAAGGGCGCCCCACCCCTGCTCGTCGCGCGCCTCCTCGCGCTGAACGTCCCCGAGGCCGCCGCGCGCGCCCTGCCCATCGCCCTGATGTTCGCCGTGCTGCTCGGCCTCTCCCGGCTGGCCGCCGACAGCGAGATCAAGAGCGCCCTGGCCGCCGGGATTCCCGCCACGCGCCTCTACCGCCCCGTCCTGATCCTCGCCGCTGCCGTCACCACCCTCGCGTTCGCGCTCGGCGAGGGCCTCGTCCCCCGCGCGCAGACGCAGATCGGGGAAGTGCAGCGGCAGATCGTCCTCGCCAACCCCCGCGTCCTCGGCCTCGGCGAGCAGAACGTCGTCCTGCGCGACGCACTGGGCCGCGCCATCAGCATCGGCCAGATCCTCCCCGGCGGGGAACTCCGCGACCTGCGCATCGTCACCATGCAGGACAGCCTCCCCCCCCGCGAGGTCATCACCGCCCGCGAGGGCCGCCTCGTGCCCGGCAGCACCACCCTGACGCTGAAAGACGGACAGCGCGTCACGTACCAGGACGCCCGCCCCGTCACCATCCTCAGCTTCAGGGAAGGCACCCTGCCCCTGCAGGACACCGGCACCGACCTCGGCAGCGCCGCGCAGGCCCGCCCCGTCAACGACCCCCTCCCGACCCTGTGGGCACGCGTGAACACCTACCGCACCCAGGGCGTCCAGGCGCCCGCCGAATTCACCGCGCTGCACCAGAAGTTCGCCGCGCCCCTCGCCGCACTTGCCCTGGCGTTCTTCGGCGTCAGCCTCGCCGTGTTCAGCTTCCGCAGTGGCCGCAACGTCGGCTTCGTCTGGGCCCTCATGCTGACCTTCGCGTACTACGCCACGTACAGCGTCTTCAACGTCATGGGCGAAAAAGGCGCGCTGCCTGGCGCCGTCGCCGCGTACGCCCCCGACCTCGTCGCCGTCCTCGCGGGTAGCCTGCTGCTCTGGCTCAGCGCCCGCCGGTAGGTCGACCGGGATCAGTACAGCACCGAGCCGCCCGCCTTCAGGGCGAAGTGCACGCGGCGCAGCGCCACCGCCTGCGCGCGTGACAGTGGCAGCCCGCCGTCCAGCCGGGCGAGCGCCCGCGCGTGCAGCGCCATGCGGTGCGGCGCGTCGGTATCCAGCGTGCCCACGTACTCGAACGTCACCGCGCCCCCCAGATCGTCCACCAGCGCGTCCAGCCGTTCCAGCGAATCGGACTTGCGGCGGCCCCGGTGGATCAGGTCCTCATCATACCGCCGCACGTGGAACTTGTGGTCACTCTGCACGTGAAAGCCCGTGAAGCCCAGCGCCCGCGCGTGCGTAAGCGCCACGCGGATGGCCTCGCGTTCCGCCAGCCCCTCATGCCCCGCCGTGTCCGGCAGGTTCAGCGCATACGGCCGGTCACCCAGCAGGTACCCCAGGCTCAGGTGCCCGTCGGTCTTGTCGGCGCTGCCGTCCGTCCGGACGCGCACTACCCCCACCCCCGGCAGATCGGCCCGCAGGGCCGCCAGCCCAGCCGTGTCGGGCTCACCCCCGGCGGCCAGATCGGTCAGCGCGCGGGCCACCAGCGCCGCCCGCACCGCACGGCCCTCCTGCACAGCCCGGTCGGCTGAATCGGCGATGTCATGCCACTCCAGGAACCCCAGCGCCCCGGCATGCCGCGCGGCCAGCGCCGCCACATCACGCGAACGGGGCAGGCCATACGGCACGCCGTCCAGCACGTACCCCGGCAGCCCGCCGGGCGCGACGACCAGCGAGGCTCGCTGATGCCGCGCAGATGCAGGACTCACCACAGTTGACCCCCAGCCTGATCAGCCAGGGGGCGGGCAGTGCGCCGGCGAGTGAACGACCCCGTCAAGGCGAGAGTGTGCCTTCCACCTGCGTGGCCTGAATGGCGGTCAGGGCGATGGTGTACACGATGTCGTCCACGAGCGCGCCGCGACTGAGGTCGTTGACGGGTTTACGCAGGCCCTGGAGCATGGGGCCGACGGCGACGACGCCAGCGGCGCGCTGCACGGCCTTGTAGGTGGTGTTGCCGGTGTTCAGGTCGGGGAAGATGAACACGGTGGCGCGGCCCGCGACGGGGCTGCCGGGGGCTTTCTGCTGCCCGACCGACAGGACGCTGGCGGCGTCGTACTGCATGGGGCCGTCGACCAGCAGGTCCGGGCGGCGCTGGCGGACCAGGGCGGTGGCGGCCTTGACCTTCTCGACGTCCTCGCCGCTGCCGGATTCCCCGGTGGAGTAGGACAGCATGGCGACCCGGGGGGTGATGCCGAACGCGCGGGCGCTGTCGGCGCTCTGGATGGCGATGTCGGCGAGTTCCTCGGCGTTCGGGTTGGGGTTGATGGCGGCGTCGCCGTACACGAGGACCTGTTCGGGCATCAGCATGAAGAACACGCTGCTGACGAGTTTCGAGCCGGGCGCGGTCTTGATGAGTTGCAGCGCGGGCCGCACGGTGTTCGCGGTCGTGTGGATCGCGCCGGACACGAGGCCGTCCACCTCGCCCAGCGCGAGCATCATGGTGCCCAGGACGACGGTGTCCTCCAGTTGCGCCTCGGCCTGCGGGGCGGTCAGGCCCTTGCTCTTTCTCAGTTCGACCATCGGGGCGACGTACAGCGCGCGGACGGTGTCGGGGTCGAGGACTTCCAGCCCGTCGGGCAGCGTGAGGCCCTGTCCCTCGGCCACCTGCCGCACCCGCTCGGGCTTGGCGAGCAGGACGGGGCGCGCGATGCCCTTCTCGACGCAGCGGATCGCGGCCTTCACGGTGCGTGGCTCGTCCCCCTCGGGCAGCACGATGCGTTTGGCGGCCGCGCGGGCCTTCTGGATGAGTTCGTACCGGAACGCGCTGGGTGGCAGGCGGCGCTCGCCGTTCAGCGGGGCGCGCAGGCGCGTGCCGAGCGGCACGGTGTCCAGCCGGTCCGCGATGAAGTCCAGCATGCGGTCCATGCGCTGCGGGTCGTCGTGCGGCACGCGCGCGTCCAGCCGCGAGAGGCGCGAGGCGGTCTCGAAGGAGTTCGTGTTCACCCGCAGGACCGGCAGGGTGCTGCCCAGCGCGGCGCGGCACAGCCGCTCGATGCTGTCCTCGGGGCCGCTGCCGGACGTGAACATCAGCCCCGCCAGCGGCACGCCGCTGAGGTGCGACAGCGCGGCGGCCATGATGACGTCCTCTCGGTCGCCGGGCGTGACGACCAGCGCGCCCGGCACGAACAGGTGCGCCATGCGCGGCACGGTGCGGGCCGTCACGACGGTGCTCGTCACGCGGCGCACGGCGGCCTCGCCCTCGTTCACCACGTCGGCCCGCAGGTGCCGGGCGATATCCAGCGTGCGCGGCGCGTTCAGGCCCGCCGACTGCGACACCACGCCCAGCAGCGGCAGCTCCCCGCTGGCCAGCACGCGACTGCGCGAGCGCAACTCCGCCATCAGCGTGCCGTAGTCCAGGCCCGGCGGGGCGAAGTTCAGCACGTACCCGCTGAGGCCCGAGCCGTCGCTGCGCCGGTACGCCTGCGCGGCGATCTCCAGCTCGTCCGCCAGTTCGCCCGGCGTGACGCCCGCCAGACTCGACACCAGGACCGTGTCCGCCTGGAGGTTCCGCGCGAGGCTGGCGTTCAGCGCCCCGGCGTAGGTGTTCCGTTCGTTCAGCGCCAGCCCCTCGGCGATCAGGACGTCCGCGCCACCCTGCGTGACCTCCTGCGCGAGGGCCACGACGCTCTCCATCAGGTCCTCCTCGCCCCCGTGACTGAGCTGCTCCTCGGCCAGCGCCAGCGCGATCGGGTCGGGCACGCTCAGGTGCGCCAGCGCCCGCGCGAAATGCACGCTGTCGTCGGTGCTCAGCTCGTGCGTCTGCGCGATCGGTTTCAGGAACGCGACCTTCAATCCCTGCCGTTCCAGCGCCCGCGTGAGGCCCAGCGCCGTGCTGCTCAGGCCCACGCCGTTGCGGGTCGGGGCGACGAAGAGGGTTTTCATGCCTGGGCTCCCTTCTGCTCGGCCAGCAGGTCCTGGGTCTGCTGCGCGATCATCAGTTCCTCGTTCGTGTTCACGACCAGCGCCGCCAGAGCGCCCGGCGCGCTGATCACGCCCGACTGCCCGCGCACCGCCGCCGCGTTCGCCGCCTCGTCCACCCGCGCGCCCAGCACCGCCAGCCGCGCGAGCACCGCGCCGCGCACCCAGGCGCTGTTCTCCCCGATGCCGCCCGTGAACACCAGCCCATCCAACCGGCCCATCGCCGCCGCCATCCCCGCCATCTGCTTGGCGAGACGGTGCACGAACACGTCCAGCGCCAGCCGCGCCCCCGGATGCCCACGCCCCGCCGCTTCCTCCAGCTCACGCATGTCGTTGCTCAGACCCGACAGGCCCAGCAGGCCACTCTCGCGGTTCAGCGCGGCCGTCACCTCCGACAGGCTCAGGCCCGCCTGCCGCGCGATGTAATCATGCAGGCCCGGGTCCACGTCCCCGCTGCGGGTGCCCATGACCAGCCCCTCCAGCGGCGTCAGGCCCATGCTGGTATCCACGCTGCGGCCACCCTGCACCGCGCACACGCTGCACCCGTTCCCCAGGTGCGCCGTCACCAGATTCAACTCCGAGATCGGCCGCCCCAGCAGATCAGCCGCGCGGGCCGCCACGAACGCGTGACTCGTCCCGTGAAACCCATACCGGCGCACCCCGTGCTGCCGGTACCAGTCCCCCGGCACCGCGTACCGGAACGCGACCTCCGGCATGCTCTGATGGAACGCCGTGTCGAACACCGCCACGTGCGCCGCGTCCGGGAACGCCGCCTGCGCCGCCTCGATCCCCGCGATGTTCGCCGGATTGTGCAGCGGCGCCAGCGGCACGCACGCCCGGATCTCCGCCAGCACCTCCGGCGTGATCAGCGCCGGAGCACTGAAGCGCTCCCCGCCGTGCACCACCCGGTGCCCCACCGCGCCCACCCCCGCGCGCACGCCCACTTCATCCAGCGCGCCCGCGATCACCGCGAACGCCTCCGCGTAACTGCCGCCCCGCAGATCCACCGCGCGCCGCACACCGTCCACCTCAAGGCGCGCCGACGCGCCCGCCGACCCCAGCCGCTCCGCCAGCCCCGACAGCCGCACCTGCCCACCCTGCACGTCGAGCAACGCGAACTTCACGCTGCTCGACCCGCAATTCAGCACCAGAGTCCACATGCGCCCATTCTGACAGTGGACACAGTGACGCGCGGCACCGCGCATGAGAAACGGCCTTCACGTCGGGTGAAGGCCGAAAATCAGGGGTGGGGTTTAGCTCTGGCCGGTGTCCAGCCAGGGGCCGACCTGCTCGTCGAGGTCCGTCCAGTTCAGCGCGCGGCCCAGGCGCCACTCGCCGGGCGTGGTGCTGCGCGCGGACCACACGTGCGTGGCGTCACCCATGTCCAGGCGTTGCAGGCCCAGCGCGCTCGCCTGTTGCAGCAGGGCGCCCATGCCCTGCGCGGCCAGGGTGTGCGCGCCGTGCTGGATCTGTCCGTTCGTGAACAGCCAGGTTTCCACCGGTTCGGCCGCTGGGGCGGTCAGGTTGAAGGCGAACGGACTGGTGGGGGTGGCCGGGGTGGCCGCGGGAGCCGGTGCGGCGGCGGGGGTCGGGGCGCTGCCGCCGGAGAGGAGCGTGTCGAACAGGGCCGAGGCGTTCGCGGCGGGGGCTGGGGTGGGCGGGGCCGTGACGGGTGCCGACGGGCTGGCGGGTCCCGGACCATTGCCGCCGAATCCGAAGGGGTCGGTGCGGGCCGCGATGGCCGGGCCGGGGTCGGTGTCCGGGACGGTGCTGTCCTGGAAGTCGAACACGTCCAGCAGGCCGCTCAGGGCGTCCTGACCGAAGGTGGCGGTCACTTCCTGAGCGGCGCGGTACTCGGCGTGCGCCTCGGTGAGGAGCGCTTCGGCGTCGTGCAGGGTCTGCTCGTAGCGTTCGCGGGCCTGGGCGCTCATGCGGCCCAGGTGGCGCTGGGCGCGCAGGGTGTCGGCCAGGCGGCCCAGGCGCTGGGTGGTTTCCCCGGCCAGCCCGCGGACCATGTCGTACTCGCGCACGACCCGGTCGGCGCGGGCGTCGAAGTCCTCGCGTTCCTGCGCGGCGGCGCCCATGCGGCGTTCCAGGTGCGTCCACAGGTCCGCGAGGTCCATGCTGGCGCCCTGCGTGAGGGCCGTGCGGGCCTGCGCGATCATGGGTGCGAGCGCCTCGCTGGCGCCGGGCACGTTGCGGGCCGAGCGTTCGATGTCCAGCAGTTCCCGCTGCGCCTCGAGCTGCGCGCTGGCGTTCACGCCGGCGGCCAGGGCGGCCTGCATGCCCTGCAGTTCCTGCAGTTCGTCGGTGGCCAGGCTGCCGCTGTCGAGCAGGTGGCGGGCGGAGTCCAGCGCGATGCGCATGTCGGCCGTGGCGGTCGCCTGGGCGAGTGCCGTTTCCAGCTGGGTCAGCTGGGCGCGCTGTTCACTGAGCAGGCGTTCCCGCTCAACTTTCAGCTGGGCGCGCCATTCCTCGACGAGTTCGGCGGTCAGCTGGCCCTGGCCCTGCAGGCCGCGCAGGCGGTCGTGCTGTTCGCGCAGGGTCGGTCGGCTGTGCAGCAGGGGCAGGAATTCGCGTTCGGTCAGGCTCAGCTGCTGCGCGGCGTGTTCCTGTTCCAGCGCCAGCACGCGGGCCTGCGCGTCCGGGTCGAGGATCGTGGCGGAGGTCGGGATGACGGTCTGATCCGCCTGCACGGTCTGCACGACGGACGATTCGAGCATCTTGCGGAGGTTGAAGGTGATGGTCCGGGCGCGGTCGACCTCGCCGGGCAGCAGGGTCCCCTGCTTCTGCGCCTCGTCAATCTGGCTGATCAGGGTGTCCAGGCGGCGGACGTCCTTGCCGCCCATGCCCTGCACCCGCTCGAACGCCGCTTTCAGTTCCGCGAGGTCCTGCCCCTGCTCGATCAGGCCCTCCTGCAGGCGGCGGTCCATGGTGTCGATCAGGTTCTGCGCCTCGGTGACGAGATCCCCGACGTCCCGGCCGTCTTTCTCCTCCTGCCGGGCGACGGTCAGCACGCCGCGCAGGCGCTGCGTTTCCGGCCAGTCGAAGTACAGCGAGAAGCGCCGCGCGGCTTCCTCCAGCGCCGGGATCTGACTGCCCTGCGCGGGCAGCATGCGTTCCTGGGTGGCCTTGATGAGTTCGCCCAGCACCTCGGAGACGCGTTTTTTCGCCAGTGGTGCGGGTACGCTCAGCTGCAGTCGTTTGAAGACTTCCTTCTTGAGGATGTCCTCGAGTGCGGCCACGTCCAGCAGTTCCAGCGTGGACCCGCGCGACTGGGCGGCTTCCTGGAGAATGCGCTCCAGCGCGCGGGGTGACACGAGGTCCCCCAGCATCTGAACAGGTAAACGGTGCAAGCTGGCCATTAGACGTCCTCGTCCCAGTCAATCACAGTGTGATGAACGGTGGTGTGACCGCTGCCGCCCGCGCTGCCCATCAGGCCAAACTGCACGCACAGCCCCCGGAACCCGAACGCGAGCAGGCCCAGCGCCCCGGCCGCCAGCAGCGCCCAGAACGGCAGCGCGTACGCTCCCTGCGAGAGGGTCACGTTGGTCAGGCCGGCCAGCGCACCGGCGCTCGTGGCGTCCCCGATGGCCCCCAGGAAGCCGAACACGCCCTCCAGGAACAGCGGCAGCAGCAGGAGGATCAGCCCGCCCGTGATGGCGCGCCAGTACACGTTACGGCCCCCGAACGCCAGGTTCAGCAGGTACAGCGGGGCAGCCACACCCAGGCCCAGCAGCAGGAACACCAGGGCGCGCAGCCAGCCGCTGAACCAGCCGGCCGTTCCCAGCGACGTGCGGTCCAGAGCGCTGACCGGCTCGCCCTGCGCGGCCTGCTCGGCGTTCGCCAGCCCGGAGATCAGGGCCTGCACGTCGCTGGGGCGCAGCGCGGCGCGGTTCTGCGCGGACTCCAGTCCGCCCTGCAACGCCTGGAATGCCGTGGTGTCCCGCAGGGGCGTGCCGGTCCGGCCCAGCAGCGTCGCCGCCTCCTGCAGCGCGGTGCGGGCGCGGGCGCCATCCGCGTGGCCGGTGGCGGCCAGCGCGCGGCCCAGGGCGGCGTACACCGCTTCGGTCCCGCTGGACCGCGTGGTCCCGGCCCCGGAGGTGGGGGGCGTGGTGCTGCCGGTCCCGGTGCCTGCCGTGCCCGGCGTGGTGGCCGGGTTCTGGCTGGTGCTGGGCGGGCTCGGCTGGGCTGGTGCGGGGGTCGCCGGGGGCGTGCCGGTCGCGCTGGGTGGCGTGGTCAGCGCCTGCGCGAAGGTCCGCGTTCCCTGCCGCAGGGTCGTCAGCGAGGTGCCCAGGGCCGCCGTATCGCCCCCTGTCAGCTGACGCAGGGCGTCCCCGAACTGCGAGAGTTTCAGGGTGCCCGCGCTGCTGGAATCCTGCACCACCGTGAACCACCCGGTCGCGCGGGCCAGGTTCACGTACGACGCGGTCGTCTGCGTGGCCTGCGTGGCCTGCAGGGACGCGCTGACCTTCTGCACCGCCGCGCGCTGCAACCGCCACGCGGTGCGTTCCAGGCGGCCGGCCCGGGCGTCGGTGGCCAGGGCCTGCGCCGCCTCGCCCGTCAGGCCGAACTCACGCGACAGGACCCGCAACTGCGCGTCGGCATTGGCGGGCTGCTCGCCCAGGGCCACCAGACTCTGGTCGTACAGCGCCTTGCGCATCAGGCCGCGGGCCAGCTGCACCTGCGCTTCCAGTTCCGCCGGGGTGCGGGCCAGGGCCGCGCGGCTGCGGCTCAGCGCGTCCCGCAGGCCACTGACGATCTGCTGATTGCGCAGCGTGGGGGCCAGGTCATCCAGCGCCTTGCCCGCCGCGTCCAGGCGGTTCAGGGCCGCCTCGGCCGACTGGGCGCGCGCCTGCACCGCGCCGTCCAGGTTGGAGGCCAGCGCGCCGTACGCGGTGAGGTTCTGCGCGCCGGCCGCGCCCAGCAGCGCCGTGACGACCCAGGCCAGTCCTGCCCGGCGCAGGTTCACGCCGCCACCTTGATCTGCTGCAGCTCCACGAGCAGCCGGCCCACGTTCGCCTGCGAGTTCGCGATCACGGCCACGCAGTACTCGCCGAGCGGGCACACGCACACGGTCTGCCCGCCCAGGTCGGCCGACAGCAGCCGCAGCGCCCGCTTCTGGAACAGCATGGCGCTGGCCGCCACCACACCCGCCAGGCCGTTGGCGTCCTTCACGGCCCGCACGCGCAGCACCTCGCCGTTGGCGCGGCAGACCATCACGCCCTGCACGCCCGCCAGTCGGCCCAGCGTCTGAATCAGGGTGTCCTGATCGAGCGTGGTGGCCAGGTCGTACGAGCGTCCGGTCAGGCCGGTCGCGAACTCCGGATCGTCGAACTCGAAATCGTCTGCACCCAGGCCCAGGTCATCCCACCCGCCGGTGTCCTGCGGGTCGTCCCAGGTGGCGTGCGGACCACTCTCGATGAACAGGGTGGGGGCCTTGGGGTATTTCTCGGCCATCTGGCCGGACAGGCTCAGCAGTTCCCGCCGCGCCCGGGCGGCCGGCATCACGGCACTCAGGCGCGACAGCAGCGGCCCGGAGAGCAGGCGCTGCATCTCCTGGGCACTCACGGTTTCCGGCAGCAGGTTCTGCTCGCGCAGCACCGACCGCACCATCGTTTCAGCCGCCCGCTCAGAGACCACGCCAGCCAGGGCGCGGACGGTCATGGTGTACACAGCGTTCGTCATGAGGGACCTCAAGCCAGTATAGGTACACCGGACTTACATGATTATCTCATCCGAGCGGGCGTGAACGTTCCGCAGCGCCCCTGCTATACTTCCAGCCGCCAGTTGCGCCCCACGCACTCGTAGCTCAGCTGGATAGAGCGGCCCCCTCCTAAGGGGCAGGCCCCGCGTTCGAATCGCGGCGAGTGCACCAGAAAAAACCCCGCTCAGCGCGGGGTTCTGTTTTTCTGTGAGTCCGCCCGGCGGGGCGCGTGACCAACGCGTGACCAACCGGCGTCAATAGCAAAGTGTCGTGCTCTTGGATATTTCCCACTTGGTTCCGTCGCGCTCCTTGCCTGAACTGCCGATCACAGAGAGCCAAGGGAAATCCATCTCAATAATCGACGCATTGGTTTTTGACCAGAAAATGACTACGTAGCTAGAGAAAGCGCTGTAATCGAAGCTTTTGGTTGCTTGGTTCAGTTCGGTTCCCTTGTAAAGAACCGCGTCAACCTTATAACCCTTCGACCATCCGCTATTTGTGCGGTATTTCGCGCATACGGATACCCGTTCGGCGGCAATGGCATTTCCCAACATCAGAAACGCTGCGATGGCCAGAAATTTTTTCATAGCTTCACTATTACCTTTTTTGTTGTCACGCGTGCCTGACGCGGCGGAGATTAATTCACCACCCTGGGCCGCGCCTTGACCAGGTCGGACAGGTTCACGGCCCACTCTTCATGCTCGCTCTGGTAGACCGTCCGGTAGACGTCAGCCGTGAAGCTGGGCCGCGAGTGCCCCAGCTTCTCACTCACCACTTCCAGCGGCACGCCCCGGCGCAGCATCAGCGAGGCGTGCGTGTGCCGCAGCCCGTGCACCGTGACTTCCCGCACGCCTGCCTGAGTGCAGAAGGCCGTGAGGTACCGCTTCAGTTTGTCCGGCAGGAACGGCACGCCAGACAGGCCCGTGAACACGTACCCGGTGTCTTTCCACACCCGCTTACGCTCATACCCCTTGGGGTGCCCCGGCACGGGCTGCCCAGGGGCGAGTGCGGCCCGTTCAAAGTCCTGCAGGGCCTTCTGACGGTTCAGGCAGTCCAGAGCCTCGCGGGACAGGTGCACGCGCCGCGCACTCTTCGCTGTCTTGGGCGTGCTGATCTGAGACTTCCCGCCCACCGTGACTAGGTTCTCAGTGATGCGGATTGTCCCGGCTTCCAGGTCGACGTGCGCCCACTTCAGCCCGCACGCCTCGCCACGGCGTAGGCCGGTGTGCAGCATGAATTCGAAGATCAGCCCCCAGCGGCTCGACTGAAGCGCGGGCAGGAGCGCGGCAACCTCTTCAGCAGTCAGGGCCTTCTCTTCCTGGGGCGCGTCCCGCCTGACCGGCTGGGGCCGGACTACGGCGGTCGGGTCGCGCATGACCAGCTCAAGCCGTAGTGCCTCACTGAAGGCCCCGTGCAAGATGTTGTGCGTCTGCCGCTGCGTGTCGGTCAGGCCAGCCGCCCCAAGGGCCGTATACAGCGCACGCAGGTCAGCGGGCCGCACCTCCTGCAGCCGCTTCCGGCCCAGGGTGGGGGAGATGTGCAGGTCGATCAGCTTGCGGTAGTTGTGGTGTGTCTTCGCCGCGAGGCTGGGCCGCTTGC containing:
- a CDS encoding LptF/LptG family permease; its protein translation is MKTFERYVLAEIAPLLFGALAAVIALLVVASLERYLAPLLAKGAPPLLVARLLALNVPEAAARALPIALMFAVLLGLSRLAADSEIKSALAAGIPATRLYRPVLILAAAVTTLAFALGEGLVPRAQTQIGEVQRQIVLANPRVLGLGEQNVVLRDALGRAISIGQILPGGELRDLRIVTMQDSLPPREVITAREGRLVPGSTTLTLKDGQRVTYQDARPVTILSFREGTLPLQDTGTDLGSAAQARPVNDPLPTLWARVNTYRTQGVQAPAEFTALHQKFAAPLAALALAFFGVSLAVFSFRSGRNVGFVWALMLTFAYYATYSVFNVMGEKGALPGAVAAYAPDLVAVLAGSLLLWLSARR
- the pta gene encoding phosphate acetyltransferase, which codes for MKTLFVAPTRNGVGLSSTALGLTRALERQGLKVAFLKPIAQTHELSTDDSVHFARALAHLSVPDPIALALAEEQLSHGGEEDLMESVVALAQEVTQGGADVLIAEGLALNERNTYAGALNASLARNLQADTVLVSSLAGVTPGELADELEIAAQAYRRSDGSGLSGYVLNFAPPGLDYGTLMAELRSRSRVLASGELPLLGVVSQSAGLNAPRTLDIARHLRADVVNEGEAAVRRVTSTVVTARTVPRMAHLFVPGALVVTPGDREDVIMAAALSHLSGVPLAGLMFTSGSGPEDSIERLCRAALGSTLPVLRVNTNSFETASRLSRLDARVPHDDPQRMDRMLDFIADRLDTVPLGTRLRAPLNGERRLPPSAFRYELIQKARAAAKRIVLPEGDEPRTVKAAIRCVEKGIARPVLLAKPERVRQVAEGQGLTLPDGLEVLDPDTVRALYVAPMVELRKSKGLTAPQAEAQLEDTVVLGTMMLALGEVDGLVSGAIHTTANTVRPALQLIKTAPGSKLVSSVFFMLMPEQVLVYGDAAINPNPNAEELADIAIQSADSARAFGITPRVAMLSYSTGESGSGEDVEKVKAATALVRQRRPDLLVDGPMQYDAASVLSVGQQKAPGSPVAGRATVFIFPDLNTGNTTYKAVQRAAGVVAVGPMLQGLRKPVNDLSRGALVDDIVYTIALTAIQATQVEGTLSP
- a CDS encoding acetate kinase; this translates as MWTLVLNCGSSSVKFALLDVQGGQVRLSGLAERLGSAGASARLEVDGVRRAVDLRGGSYAEAFAVIAGALDEVGVRAGVGAVGHRVVHGGERFSAPALITPEVLAEIRACVPLAPLHNPANIAGIEAAQAAFPDAAHVAVFDTAFHQSMPEVAFRYAVPGDWYRQHGVRRYGFHGTSHAFVAARAADLLGRPISELNLVTAHLGNGCSVCAVQGGRSVDTSMGLTPLEGLVMGTRSGDVDPGLHDYIARQAGLSLSEVTAALNRESGLLGLSGLSNDMRELEEAAGRGHPGARLALDVFVHRLAKQMAGMAAAMGRLDGLVFTGGIGENSAWVRGAVLARLAVLGARVDEAANAAAVRGQSGVISAPGALAALVVNTNEELMIAQQTQDLLAEQKGAQA
- a CDS encoding roadblock/LC7 domain-containing protein yields the protein MTNAVYTMTVRALAGVVSERAAETMVRSVLREQNLLPETVSAQEMQRLLSGPLLSRLSAVMPAARARRELLSLSGQMAEKYPKAPTLFIESGPHATWDDPQDTGGWDDLGLGADDFEFDDPEFATGLTGRSYDLATTLDQDTLIQTLGRLAGVQGVMVCRANGEVLRVRAVKDANGLAGVVAASAMLFQKRALRLLSADLGGQTVCVCPLGEYCVAVIANSQANVGRLLVELQQIKVAA
- a CDS encoding tyrosine-type recombinase/integrase yields the protein MARAKAKADQKAGNGRGSIDPLPSGKYRWRITVGLKPDGTPIRKTGTAPSEREAWAAMTQAQADHLRGGVAAPDRVTLREWLDRWLEGKRPSLAAKTHHNYRKLIDLHISPTLGRKRLQEVRPADLRALYTALGAAGLTDTQRQTHNILHGAFSEALRLELVMRDPTAVVRPQPVRRDAPQEEKALTAEEVAALLPALQSSRWGLIFEFMLHTGLRRGEACGLKWAHVDLEAGTIRITENLVTVGGKSQISTPKTAKSARRVHLSREALDCLNRQKALQDFERAALAPGQPVPGHPKGYERKRVWKDTGYVFTGLSGVPFLPDKLKRYLTAFCTQAGVREVTVHGLRHTHASLMLRRGVPLEVVSEKLGHSRPSFTADVYRTVYQSEHEEWAVNLSDLVKARPRVVN